A section of the Desmodus rotundus isolate HL8 unplaced genomic scaffold, HLdesRot8A.1 manual_scaffold_561, whole genome shotgun sequence genome encodes:
- the LOC112300654 gene encoding proteasome activator complex subunit 1 produces the protein MIRVQPEAQAKVDVFREDVCTKTENLLGSYFPKKISELDAFLKEPALNEANLSNLKAPLDIPVPDPVKEKEKEERKKQQEKEDKDEKKKDDEDKGPPCGPVNCNEKIVILLQRLKPEIKDVIEQLNLVTTWLQLQIPRIEDGNNFGVAVQEKVFELMTALHTKLEGFHSQISKYFSERGDAVAKAAKQPHVGDYRQLVHELDEAEYRDIRLMVMEIRNAYAVLYDIILKNFEKLKKPRGETKGMIY, from the exons GTGGATGTGTTCCGTGAAGACGTGTGTACCAAG ACAGAGAACCTGCTTGGGAGCTACTTCCCCAAGAAGATTTCTGAGTTGGATGCATTTTTAAAG GAGCCAGCTCTCAATGAAGCCAACCTGAGCAATCTGAAGGCCCCATTGGACATCCCAGTGCCTGAcccagtgaaggagaaagagaaggaggagcggaagaaacagcaggag AAGGAAGACaaggatgaaaagaagaaagatgatgAAGACAAag GTCCTCCCTGTGGCCCTGTGAACTGCAACGAGAAGATCGTGATCCTCCTGCAGCGCTTAAAGCCTGAGATCAAGGATGTCATTGAGCAGCTTAACCTG gtCACCACCTGGTTGCAGCTGCAGATACCTCGGATTGAGGATGGAAACAACTTCGGAGTAGCTGTGCAG GAGAAGGTATTTGAGCTGATGACTGCCCTTCACACCAAGCTGGAAGGATTCCACAGTCAAATCTCCAA GTATTTCTCTGAGCGAGGCGATGCTGTGGCTAAAGCAGCCAAGCAGCCCCATGTG GGTGATTATCGGCAGCTGGTACACGAGCTGGATGAGGCAGAGTACCGGGACATCCGGCTAATGGTCATGGAGATCCGAAATGCTTAT GCTGTGTTATATGACATCATCCTGAAGAACTTTGAGAAGCTCAAGAAGCCCaggggagaaacaaagggaatgATCTATTGA
- the LOC128780150 gene encoding ER membrane protein complex subunit 9 encodes MGEVEISARAYVKMCLHAARYPHAAVNGLLLAPVPQSGECLCLADCVPLFHSHLALSVMLEVALNQVDVWGAQAGLVVAGYYHANAALHDQSPGPLALKIAGRIAEFFPDAVLIMLDNQKLVSQPHVPSVIVLENHGLRWVPKDKNLVMWRDWEESRQMVGTLLDSRAHQHLVDFDCHLDDIRQDWTNQQLNTQITQWVGPTNGNA; translated from the exons ATGGGGGAGGTGGAGATCTCGGCCCGGGCGTACGTGAAGATGTGCCTGCACGCTGCCCGATATCCTCACGCCGCGGTCAATGGGCTGTTGTTGGCGCCGGTGCCGCAATCGGGAGAATGCCTTTGTCTAGCCGACTGTGTGCCACTGTTCCACAGCCACCTGGCCCTGTCCGTCATGCTGGAGGTCGCCCTCAACCAG GTGGATGTGTGGGGCGCGCAGGCCGGTCTGGTAGTGGCTGGGTACTACCACGCTAATGCAGCTCTCCATGACCAGAG CCCTGGGCCCCTTGCCTTGAAAATCGCTGGGCGGATTGCAGAATTCTTCCCTGATGCAGTACTTATTATG CTGGATAATCAGAAACTGGTATCTCAGCCTCATGTGCCCTCAGTCATCGTTCTGGAGAACCATGGTCTTCGCTGGGTCCCCAAGGACAAGAATTT AGTGATGTGGAGGGACTGGGAAGAGTCACGGCAGATGGTGGGAACACTACTGGACAGCCGGGCCCACCAGCACCTTGTGGACTTCGACTGCCATCTTGATGACATCCGGCAGGACTGGACCAACCAGCAGCTCAACACCCAAATCACACAGTGGGTTGGTCCCACCAATGGAAATGCCTGA